One genomic segment of Ignavibacteriota bacterium includes these proteins:
- a CDS encoding T9SS type A sorting domain-containing protein produces the protein MSTELLNLTKESSLEFADCAYFINREKTNLSTNGIKLTLELVKNNGEVISQIKDISYNKKDTTDIKTYFKIDCSKLQSGQYFIRVSGNINEQVKYDISDCLDIEYESVNKNNFENVELNIEELPKQYSLSQNYPNPFNPLTTINYQLPKDGHVTLKIYDMLGKEVITLVNEFKTSGKYNIKFDGSNLSSGVYFYKIEAGNFSDTKKLILMK, from the coding sequence ATGTCAACCGAACTATTAAATTTAACTAAAGAAAGTTCTTTAGAGTTTGCTGATTGTGCTTATTTTATAAACAGGGAAAAGACAAATTTATCAACCAATGGAATTAAATTAACATTAGAATTAGTAAAAAATAATGGTGAAGTTATTTCACAAATAAAGGATATTTCTTATAATAAAAAAGATACTACTGATATTAAAACTTACTTTAAAATTGATTGCAGTAAATTGCAATCCGGACAATATTTTATAAGAGTAAGTGGTAATATTAACGAACAAGTTAAGTACGATATAAGTGATTGTTTAGATATAGAATATGAATCTGTTAACAAAAACAATTTTGAGAATGTTGAATTAAATATTGAAGAACTACCAAAACAATATTCACTTTCACAAAATTATCCCAATCCTTTTAATCCATTAACAACAATAAATTACCAATTACCAAAAGACGGGCATGTAACTTTAAAAATTTACGATATGCTTGGTAAAGAAGTAATAACTTTAGTAAATGAATTTAAAACAAGTGGAAAGTACAACATTAAATTTGACGGTAGTAATTTATCAAGCGGTGTTTACTTTTACAAAATAGAAGCTGGTAATTTTAGTGATA